From a region of the Desulfuromonas sp. KJ2020 genome:
- the glyQ gene encoding glycine--tRNA ligase subunit alpha codes for MTFQDLILSLQNYWAKQGCIIQQPYDMEKGAGTFNPATFLRVLGPEPWKVAYVEPSRRPTDGRYGENPNRLQHYYQFQVIMKPSPLNIQDLYLDSLKSFGINPSQHDIRFVEDDWESPTLGAWGLGWEVWLDGMEITQFTYFQQAGGIDLKPVSGEITYGCERIAMYLQGVDNVYDLEWVKGVKYGDVHHQSEVEFSTYNFEEADVDMLLNLFTMYEKECIRLAQRGLVLPAYDYVMKCSHAFNMLDARGAISVTERASYIGRVRNVARLCAEGYVAQREKLGFPLLKK; via the coding sequence GTGACTTTTCAAGATCTCATTCTTTCCCTGCAGAATTACTGGGCCAAACAGGGCTGCATCATTCAGCAGCCCTATGACATGGAAAAAGGGGCAGGTACGTTCAATCCCGCCACTTTCCTGCGCGTTCTGGGGCCCGAGCCCTGGAAGGTAGCCTATGTCGAGCCGTCCCGCCGTCCCACCGACGGTCGCTACGGCGAAAATCCCAATCGCCTGCAGCACTACTACCAGTTTCAGGTCATCATGAAACCCTCGCCCCTGAATATTCAGGATCTCTACCTCGATTCCCTCAAGAGCTTCGGCATCAACCCGTCGCAGCACGATATCCGTTTCGTCGAGGACGATTGGGAATCGCCGACCCTGGGAGCCTGGGGGCTGGGCTGGGAAGTGTGGCTCGACGGCATGGAAATCACCCAGTTTACCTACTTCCAGCAGGCCGGCGGTATCGACCTCAAACCCGTTTCCGGCGAAATCACCTACGGCTGCGAGCGTATCGCCATGTATCTGCAGGGCGTGGACAATGTCTACGATCTCGAGTGGGTCAAGGGGGTCAAGTACGGCGATGTGCATCATCAAAGCGAGGTGGAGTTCTCCACCTACAACTTTGAAGAGGCCGACGTCGACATGCTGCTGAACCTCTTCACCATGTACGAGAAGGAGTGCATCCGTCTGGCGCAGCGCGGCCTGGTTCTGCCGGCCTACGATTACGTCATGAAATGCTCCCACGCCTTCAATATGCTCGATGCCCGCGGCGCCATTTCCGTGACCGAACGCGCCTCCTACATCGGTCGGGTGCGCAATGTGGCCCGCCTCTGCGCCGAAGGTTACGTGGCCCAGCGAGAGAAGCTCGGCTTTCCGCTGCTGAAGAAATGA
- the glyS gene encoding glycine--tRNA ligase subunit beta, with protein sequence MSAELFLEIGTEEIPAGFLPAAMRDMERLLRKELENARLTFGTIQTFATPRRLAIAVADVESEQPRQELTLSGPSVKVAFDADGKPTKAALGFARANGVDVSELQQVETDKGAYLFISKVEEGRQTADLLPEMLPRLIGGIPFKKSMRWKDLDIRFARPMHWIVALYDGVVVPFTFGNLESGHLSRGHRFMAPATFPVKGLANWIDECERHFVTPDPAKRRDLIAREIERVAHAAGGEVNADEALLDEVSFLVEDATPIIGSFEDKYLQLPRELLITTMREHQRYFTLVDKEGKLLPRFITISNTRPEDPAVVARGNERVLRARLSDAMFFWTEDQKVKLETRLEALKNVVYQAKLGTSYEKVMRFRELAALLAAQLSPADSVLTDRAALLAKCDLETGMVYEFPELQGIMGREYALLEGEDARVARAIHEHYLPVEAGGELPSDHLGAFVSIADKIDTICGCFGVGLIPTGSADPYALRRSAIGVLSILLDRGYRLSLTALVGTAVDLLTAKLTRPADEVKKDVLEFIRLRFFNMLTGQGQPQDVVDAVLSASFDDVIDAQERVKALAALKGREDFEPLAVAFKRVVNIIKGGVDTPVDAARFEAACEKTLYTEVQATAARVAAATQAGDYAAALQAIAALRGAVDDFFEGVMVMAEDEAVRINRLALLTGVARLFEDIADFAKIAA encoded by the coding sequence ATGTCTGCTGAACTTTTTCTTGAAATCGGTACCGAAGAGATTCCGGCCGGCTTTCTGCCGGCGGCCATGCGCGATATGGAACGCTTGCTGCGCAAAGAACTGGAGAACGCCCGCCTCACCTTCGGCACGATCCAGACCTTCGCCACCCCCCGTCGTCTGGCCATCGCCGTGGCCGATGTGGAATCGGAGCAGCCGCGCCAGGAGTTGACCCTCTCCGGACCCTCCGTCAAGGTCGCCTTCGATGCCGACGGCAAGCCGACCAAGGCGGCCCTCGGCTTTGCCCGCGCCAACGGCGTCGATGTTTCCGAGCTGCAGCAGGTGGAGACCGACAAAGGGGCCTATCTTTTCATCTCCAAGGTCGAAGAAGGCCGCCAGACAGCCGATCTGCTGCCGGAGATGCTGCCCCGCCTGATCGGCGGCATCCCCTTTAAAAAGTCCATGCGCTGGAAGGATCTCGACATCCGCTTTGCCCGGCCCATGCACTGGATTGTCGCCCTCTACGACGGTGTTGTCGTCCCCTTCACTTTCGGCAACCTCGAGAGCGGCCACCTCTCCCGCGGTCACCGTTTCATGGCCCCGGCGACCTTCCCGGTAAAGGGTCTGGCCAACTGGATCGATGAGTGCGAGCGCCATTTCGTCACCCCCGATCCGGCCAAGCGCCGTGATCTCATCGCCCGCGAGATCGAGCGCGTCGCCCACGCGGCCGGCGGCGAGGTCAATGCGGATGAGGCCCTGCTCGACGAAGTTTCTTTCCTCGTGGAAGACGCCACCCCCATCATCGGCTCTTTCGAGGACAAATACCTGCAGCTCCCCCGCGAACTGCTGATCACTACCATGCGCGAGCACCAGCGCTACTTCACTCTGGTCGACAAAGAGGGGAAGCTGCTGCCCCGCTTCATCACCATCTCCAATACCCGGCCAGAAGACCCGGCCGTGGTCGCCCGCGGCAACGAGCGGGTCTTGCGGGCCCGTCTTTCTGACGCCATGTTCTTCTGGACCGAGGACCAGAAGGTCAAGCTGGAAACCCGTCTCGAGGCGTTGAAGAACGTGGTCTATCAGGCCAAGCTTGGCACCAGCTACGAGAAAGTCATGCGCTTTCGCGAACTGGCTGCCCTGCTCGCCGCCCAGCTGTCTCCCGCCGATAGCGTCCTGACCGACCGGGCTGCCCTGCTGGCCAAGTGTGACCTGGAAACCGGCATGGTTTACGAGTTCCCCGAGCTGCAAGGCATCATGGGGCGCGAGTATGCGCTGCTTGAAGGAGAGGACGCCCGGGTGGCCCGCGCCATCCATGAGCACTATCTTCCCGTCGAGGCCGGCGGTGAGCTCCCCTCTGATCATCTGGGGGCCTTCGTCTCCATCGCCGACAAGATTGACACCATCTGCGGCTGCTTCGGCGTCGGCCTCATTCCCACCGGTTCGGCCGACCCCTATGCCCTGCGGCGCAGCGCCATCGGCGTTCTGTCCATCCTGCTCGACCGGGGCTATCGCCTCTCCCTGACCGCGCTGGTCGGCACGGCCGTGGACCTGCTCACGGCCAAGCTCACCCGTCCGGCCGACGAGGTGAAGAAGGACGTCCTCGAATTTATCCGCCTGCGTTTCTTCAACATGCTGACCGGTCAAGGTCAGCCCCAGGACGTGGTCGACGCCGTGCTGTCGGCCTCCTTCGACGATGTCATCGATGCCCAGGAGCGCGTCAAGGCGTTGGCCGCCCTCAAGGGACGGGAAGATTTCGAGCCGCTGGCCGTGGCCTTCAAGCGGGTGGTCAACATCATCAAAGGGGGCGTGGATACGCCGGTGGACGCCGCCCGTTTTGAAGCCGCCTGCGAGAAAACTCTCTATACGGAAGTGCAGGCGACCGCTGCCCGTGTCGCCGCCGCGACCCAGGCCGGGGACTATGCCGCCGCTCTGCAGGCCATTGCCGCCCTGCGCGGGGCCGTGGACGACTTCTTCGAAGGGGTGATGGTCATGGCCGAGGATGAAGCCGTGCGAATAAACCGGCTGGCCCTGCTGACAGGGGTCGCCCGGCTCTTCGAAGACATCGCAGACTTTGCCAAGATAGCCGCCTAG
- the ppdK gene encoding pyruvate, phosphate dikinase, translated as MATKYVYFFGDGKAEGKGDMKNLLGGKGANLAEMTSIGLPVPAGFTITTEVCTEFYKNNRQYPAELKGQVEENLKKVETLMGKKFGDAKNPLLVSVRSGARASMPGMMDTVLNLGLNDRTVQGIIEQSGDARFAYDSYRRFIQMYSNVVLNLDGDILEHILEQMKERRGVQQDTQLTAEDLKEMVILFKKKVREEMGRDFPEDPEEQLWGAIGAVFGSWMNPRAITYRKLNGIPAEWGTAVNVQSMVYGNMGDDCATGVAFTRNPSTGENVFFGEFLVNAQGEDVVAGIRTPQPINKAGGDGTLPSMEEVMPVCYDQLMKVQQTLEKHYRDMQDIEFTIEKGKLYMLQTRNGKRTAKAAVKIAVDMVREGVLSEKEAVLRVQPEQLDQLLHPSLDPKAPKTIIAKGLPASPGAASGEVVFSADEAEEAAKIGLKVILVRVETSPEDIHGMHAAQGILTARGGMTSHAAVVARGMGKCCVAGCGDIKVDYKTQQFVARDGVVIKKGDVITLDGSTGEVMKGEVPTVQPELTGDFGALMEWVDSFRRLKVRTNADTPNDSKVARNFGAEGIGLCRTEHMFFEAERIMAVREMILSEDLSGRKSALAKILPMQKGDFLGIFREMKGLPVTIRLLDPPLHEFLPHTDKDIEELAAVMKVQPQVLRNKVDFLHEFNPMLGHRGCRLGITFPEIYDMQVQAIMEAACELVKNEGFDIVPEIMIPLVGHVKELAILRANAIRVADEVVARYGVKVEYLIGTMIELPRAALTADEIAKEAEFFSFGTNDLTQTTYGLSRDDAGKFLPFYVEREIYPNDPFVALDQSGVGQLVEMGCVKGRQARANIKLGICGEHGGEPSSVIFCHKIGLDYVSCSPFRVPIARLAAAHAALMDEK; from the coding sequence ATGGCAACGAAGTACGTTTATTTCTTCGGCGACGGCAAGGCCGAGGGAAAAGGGGACATGAAAAACCTGCTGGGCGGCAAGGGGGCCAACCTGGCCGAAATGACCTCGATCGGTCTGCCCGTGCCGGCCGGTTTTACCATCACCACCGAGGTATGCACCGAGTTCTACAAGAACAACCGCCAGTACCCCGCCGAACTCAAAGGGCAGGTAGAAGAGAATCTGAAGAAGGTCGAGACGCTGATGGGCAAGAAATTCGGCGACGCGAAAAACCCGCTGCTCGTCTCCGTGCGCTCCGGCGCCCGCGCTTCCATGCCGGGTATGATGGACACCGTTCTCAATCTCGGCCTCAACGACCGGACGGTGCAGGGCATCATCGAACAGAGCGGCGACGCCCGTTTCGCTTACGACTCCTACCGCCGCTTCATCCAGATGTATTCCAACGTCGTCCTTAATCTCGACGGCGATATTCTCGAACACATCCTTGAGCAGATGAAAGAGCGGCGCGGGGTCCAGCAGGATACCCAGCTGACCGCCGAAGACCTCAAGGAAATGGTCATCCTCTTCAAGAAAAAGGTCCGTGAAGAGATGGGCCGGGACTTCCCCGAAGATCCCGAGGAGCAGCTGTGGGGCGCCATCGGGGCCGTCTTCGGTTCCTGGATGAACCCCCGCGCCATCACCTACCGCAAGCTCAACGGCATCCCCGCCGAGTGGGGGACCGCCGTCAACGTCCAGTCCATGGTCTACGGCAACATGGGCGACGACTGCGCCACCGGCGTGGCTTTCACCCGCAACCCCTCCACTGGCGAGAACGTCTTCTTCGGCGAGTTCCTGGTCAACGCCCAGGGCGAGGACGTGGTGGCTGGCATCCGTACCCCCCAGCCCATCAACAAGGCAGGCGGCGACGGCACCCTGCCTTCCATGGAAGAGGTCATGCCCGTCTGCTACGACCAGCTCATGAAGGTGCAGCAGACCCTGGAGAAGCACTACCGCGACATGCAGGACATCGAGTTCACCATCGAGAAGGGTAAGCTCTATATGCTGCAGACCCGCAATGGCAAGCGCACCGCCAAGGCGGCGGTAAAGATCGCCGTCGACATGGTGCGCGAAGGGGTGCTCAGCGAGAAGGAGGCGGTTCTGCGCGTGCAGCCCGAACAGCTCGACCAGCTGCTGCATCCTTCCCTCGATCCCAAGGCACCCAAAACCATTATCGCCAAGGGTCTGCCCGCTTCTCCCGGCGCTGCCAGCGGTGAGGTGGTCTTCTCGGCCGATGAGGCGGAAGAAGCGGCCAAGATCGGCCTCAAGGTCATTCTCGTCCGCGTGGAGACCAGCCCGGAAGACATTCACGGCATGCACGCCGCCCAGGGCATCCTCACCGCCCGCGGCGGCATGACCTCCCACGCCGCCGTTGTCGCCCGCGGCATGGGCAAGTGCTGCGTGGCCGGCTGCGGGGATATCAAGGTCGACTACAAGACGCAGCAGTTCGTTGCCCGCGACGGCGTCGTCATCAAGAAGGGGGATGTCATTACCCTCGACGGGTCCACCGGTGAAGTCATGAAGGGTGAAGTCCCCACCGTTCAGCCTGAGCTGACCGGCGATTTCGGCGCCCTCATGGAGTGGGTCGATTCCTTCCGTCGCCTCAAGGTGCGCACCAACGCCGATACCCCCAACGACTCCAAGGTGGCTCGCAACTTCGGCGCCGAGGGCATCGGTCTGTGCCGCACTGAGCATATGTTCTTTGAGGCCGAGCGCATCATGGCCGTCCGCGAGATGATCCTGTCCGAAGACCTCTCCGGCCGCAAGAGCGCCCTGGCCAAGATTCTGCCCATGCAGAAAGGGGACTTCCTCGGCATCTTCCGCGAGATGAAGGGCCTGCCGGTGACCATCCGCCTGCTCGACCCGCCCCTGCACGAGTTCCTCCCCCACACGGACAAGGACATCGAGGAGTTGGCTGCCGTCATGAAGGTGCAGCCCCAGGTGCTGCGCAACAAGGTCGATTTCCTGCACGAATTCAACCCCATGCTCGGCCACCGCGGCTGTCGCCTGGGCATCACCTTCCCCGAAATCTACGACATGCAGGTGCAGGCCATCATGGAAGCGGCCTGTGAACTGGTCAAGAACGAGGGCTTCGACATCGTGCCCGAGATCATGATTCCCCTGGTCGGGCACGTCAAGGAGCTGGCTATCCTGCGGGCCAACGCCATCCGCGTCGCCGACGAAGTCGTGGCCCGCTACGGCGTCAAGGTCGAGTATCTCATCGGCACCATGATCGAGCTGCCCCGCGCCGCCCTGACCGCCGACGAGATCGCCAAGGAAGCCGAGTTCTTCTCTTTCGGCACCAATGACCTCACCCAGACGACCTATGGCCTGTCCCGTGATGACGCCGGCAAGTTCCTGCCCTTCTATGTCGAGCGCGAGATCTACCCCAACGATCCCTTCGTCGCCCTCGACCAGAGCGGTGTCGGACAGTTGGTGGAGATGGGTTGCGTTAAGGGGCGCCAGGCCCGCGCCAACATCAAACTCGGCATTTGCGGCGAGCACGGCGGTGAGCCTTCCAGTGTCATCTTTTGCCACAAGATTGGCCTCGATTACGTCTCCTGCTCTCCCTTCCGCGTCCCCATCGCCCGCCTGGCGGCCGCCCACGCCGCCCTGATGGACGAGAAATAA
- a CDS encoding YeeE/YedE thiosulfate transporter family protein — translation MSSRFTPGRAGAWNPYLAGALSGLVSVFSVWIAGKYLGASTTFVRAAGMIEKVFSPERVEKLDYFIKTAPKIDWQWMFVVGIFIGALIASVTGGTFRLQGLPDMWRQRFGGASCGRRALFAFSGGAVAMFGARLADGUPSGHGLSGSLQLAVSGLISLACFFIGGILVARLIYGRKSS, via the coding sequence ATGTCTTCACGATTTACCCCCGGACGCGCCGGCGCCTGGAATCCCTATCTGGCCGGAGCTCTTTCCGGGCTGGTCTCTGTCTTCTCCGTGTGGATCGCCGGAAAATATCTCGGCGCTTCCACTACCTTTGTTCGCGCCGCCGGCATGATCGAGAAGGTCTTCTCGCCGGAGCGAGTGGAAAAACTCGATTACTTCATCAAGACGGCGCCCAAAATCGATTGGCAGTGGATGTTCGTGGTCGGCATCTTCATCGGTGCCCTCATTGCTTCCGTCACCGGAGGCACCTTCCGGCTGCAGGGTCTGCCCGATATGTGGCGCCAGCGTTTCGGCGGCGCCAGTTGCGGTCGGCGTGCCCTCTTTGCCTTCAGCGGCGGCGCCGTGGCCATGTTCGGAGCGCGTCTGGCCGATGGCTGACCGAGCGGTCATGGGCTGAGCGGTTCGCTCCAGCTGGCTGTCAGTGGTCTCATTTCCCTTGCCTGTTTCTTTATCGGCGGCATCCTCGTCGCCCGCCTCATTTACGGGAGGAAGTCCTCATGA
- a CDS encoding DUF6691 family protein translates to MNMLIYGLLTGVAFGFILQKGGVLRYDKQLGVLRLIDMTIIKFMLTSVLVGMVGIYLLVDLELAKLSLKTTILGGNIIGGLIFGVGWGLLGYCPGTSAGALGEGRWDALYGILGMVAGAAIYAEAFPLMKRTVLTWGNFGKITIPQVLGINHWPVILVFVIGAVLLFRFFEKKGL, encoded by the coding sequence ATGAACATGCTCATTTACGGGCTGCTCACCGGTGTGGCCTTCGGTTTTATCCTGCAGAAAGGCGGCGTGCTGCGCTACGACAAGCAGCTCGGCGTGCTGCGGCTGATCGACATGACTATCATCAAGTTCATGCTGACCAGCGTTCTGGTCGGCATGGTTGGTATCTATCTGCTGGTTGATCTGGAATTGGCCAAACTCAGTCTCAAGACGACGATTCTGGGCGGTAACATCATCGGCGGGCTCATTTTCGGTGTCGGCTGGGGTCTGCTCGGCTACTGCCCCGGCACCTCTGCCGGGGCTCTGGGTGAGGGGCGTTGGGACGCGCTTTACGGCATCCTCGGTATGGTGGCCGGCGCCGCCATCTACGCCGAAGCCTTTCCCCTCATGAAACGCACCGTGCTCACCTGGGGAAACTTCGGCAAGATCACTATTCCGCAGGTACTGGGCATCAACCACTGGCCGGTGATCCTGGTCTTTGTCATCGGAGCGGTTTTGCTCTTTCGGTTTTTTGAGAAGAAGGGGTTATGA
- a CDS encoding D-2-hydroxyacid dehydrogenase codes for MKIVVLDGYTLNPGDLSWGALQSLGECVIYERTPAAQVVERCQGAGAVLTNKVVFSAEVLDQLPELRYIGVTATGYNVVALEEVRRCGITVTNVPGYSTASVAQMVFALVLELTQQVGHHDHLVRQGRWSASPDFCFWDRGLTELDGRIMGVVGYGQIGRAVCRIAAAFGMEVLVHTAHPKKYGEREDVTFVALDALFARADVISLHCPLTPQTERLVDEERLAAMKKTALLINTGRGPLVDEVALATALNRGDIAGAGLDVLSSEPPATDNPLLAAKNCFITPHIAWATRESRQRLLDITVGNLAAFLRGEAVNIVS; via the coding sequence ATGAAAATCGTAGTGCTCGACGGCTATACTCTGAACCCCGGCGATCTCAGTTGGGGGGCTCTGCAATCCCTGGGGGAGTGCGTCATTTACGAGCGCACCCCGGCGGCGCAGGTGGTGGAGCGCTGTCAGGGCGCCGGGGCTGTGCTCACCAATAAGGTGGTCTTCTCCGCCGAGGTCCTTGATCAGTTACCCGAGCTGCGCTATATCGGCGTTACCGCTACCGGCTACAACGTGGTGGCGCTGGAAGAGGTGCGTCGTTGCGGTATTACGGTGACCAACGTGCCCGGCTACAGCACGGCCTCGGTGGCGCAGATGGTCTTCGCCCTGGTGCTGGAGCTGACCCAGCAGGTCGGCCATCATGACCATCTGGTCCGGCAGGGGCGCTGGTCGGCCAGCCCGGACTTCTGTTTCTGGGATCGCGGCCTGACCGAGCTCGACGGCCGGATCATGGGGGTGGTGGGTTATGGGCAGATCGGCCGGGCTGTCTGCCGTATTGCCGCCGCCTTCGGCATGGAAGTGCTGGTCCATACCGCGCATCCCAAAAAGTATGGCGAGCGCGAAGACGTGACCTTTGTGGCGCTCGATGCGCTCTTTGCCCGGGCCGACGTCATCAGTCTGCACTGTCCGCTTACCCCGCAGACCGAGCGGCTGGTGGATGAAGAGCGGCTGGCCGCCATGAAGAAGACGGCCCTGCTCATCAACACGGGGCGGGGGCCCCTGGTCGATGAAGTCGCTCTGGCCACCGCCCTGAACCGCGGCGATATCGCCGGCGCCGGCCTTGATGTTCTCAGCAGCGAGCCGCCGGCAACGGACAATCCTCTGCTCGCCGCAAAGAACTGTTTCATCACCCCGCATATCGCCTGGGCCACCCGCGAGTCCCGCCAGCGTCTCCTGGATATCACTGTCGGCAATCTGGCCGCCTTCCTGCGGGGAGAAGCGGTCAACATTGTGAGTTGA
- the nfi gene encoding deoxyribonuclease V (cleaves DNA at apurinic or apyrimidinic sites), whose protein sequence is MMDFAHLHDWSVTYTEAVALQRQLATQVRLEDGVTPSLRWVAGVDVSYEKHGDLFFAAVVVLSYPDLQVVEEASAVDRVSFPYIPGLLSFRELPVLLQAFEGLQTRPDVVLVDGQGVAHPRRLGLASHLGLWLKLPTIGCAKSRLCGEYEEPGPQKGEGAALVLNGAPVGVVLRTRERVRPLYVSPGHLCTVARAAQVTLACTTRYRLPEPTRQAHLFTNRLRLQAREGVAKA, encoded by the coding sequence ATGATGGACTTTGCACATCTGCATGATTGGTCGGTGACCTATACCGAGGCCGTCGCCCTGCAGCGGCAGCTGGCCACCCAGGTGCGTCTGGAGGATGGAGTGACGCCTTCGCTGCGATGGGTGGCGGGGGTGGACGTCTCCTACGAAAAGCACGGGGATTTGTTCTTTGCCGCGGTCGTGGTGCTGAGCTATCCGGATCTGCAGGTGGTGGAAGAGGCCAGTGCCGTCGACCGGGTCAGCTTCCCCTATATCCCCGGTCTGCTGTCCTTTCGGGAGCTGCCGGTGTTGCTGCAAGCTTTCGAGGGATTGCAGACGCGACCGGACGTCGTGCTGGTGGACGGGCAGGGCGTCGCCCATCCGCGTCGTCTTGGCCTGGCCAGCCATCTCGGACTCTGGCTGAAATTGCCGACCATCGGCTGTGCCAAGAGCCGCCTTTGCGGCGAGTACGAGGAGCCGGGCCCGCAGAAAGGGGAGGGCGCGGCTCTGGTGCTGAACGGCGCTCCCGTGGGGGTGGTGCTGCGGACGCGGGAGCGGGTGCGCCCCCTTTATGTGTCGCCGGGACACCTGTGCACGGTCGCCCGGGCCGCCCAGGTGACTCTGGCCTGCACGACACGTTACCGCCTGCCGGAACCGACCCGGCAGGCCCATCTGTTTACCAATCGGCTGCGGCTGCAGGCCCGTGAAGGGGTCGCTAAAGCCTGA
- a CDS encoding Rossmann-like and DUF2520 domain-containing protein has translation MSSRIALVGPGRLGQAVCRLLADAGHEFVAVVSRDLARARAAARFIGNPQAATTDLTKVKEAEMVFLALPDDAIAPMATRLRQEGLVRPDTVLVHFSGIHDSSILEGEGTPVRGLAIHPMQSFADAVIGMRNLPGSLFAIEGDASLIPLARELVDDMGGLPFILTREQKPLYHAAACTASNFLVALVATAGEMLSYCGIDAKDAGRLFAPLLSGTVKNLSTLGPQSALTGPIVRGDILTVEKHLAALEALPEEVRRIYRLMGEKTVDLAEESGRLEADKAEGLRRLLQK, from the coding sequence ATGAGCTCCCGGATCGCCCTCGTCGGACCGGGACGGTTGGGGCAGGCGGTCTGCCGCCTGCTGGCTGACGCCGGCCACGAGTTTGTCGCCGTGGTCAGCCGCGACCTCGCCAGGGCCCGGGCGGCCGCCCGTTTTATCGGCAATCCCCAGGCAGCGACGACCGACCTGACGAAGGTCAAGGAGGCGGAGATGGTCTTTTTGGCCCTGCCGGACGACGCCATCGCCCCTATGGCGACCCGCCTGCGCCAGGAAGGTCTGGTTCGCCCCGACACCGTCCTCGTTCATTTCAGCGGCATTCACGACAGCAGCATCCTGGAGGGTGAAGGGACGCCGGTGCGGGGACTGGCCATCCACCCCATGCAGAGCTTTGCCGACGCCGTCATCGGCATGCGCAATCTGCCCGGCAGCCTCTTCGCCATTGAAGGCGACGCCTCCCTCATCCCCCTCGCCCGAGAGTTGGTAGATGATATGGGCGGCCTACCGTTCATCCTCACCCGCGAGCAGAAACCCCTCTACCACGCTGCCGCCTGCACGGCCTCCAACTTCCTGGTCGCGCTGGTGGCGACCGCCGGAGAGATGCTGTCCTACTGCGGCATCGACGCGAAAGACGCCGGCCGCCTCTTTGCTCCCCTGCTCAGCGGCACCGTGAAAAACCTCTCCACCCTGGGACCGCAGTCGGCACTCACGGGACCTATCGTGCGCGGCGACATCCTCACCGTCGAAAAACATCTGGCCGCGCTGGAGGCGCTGCCGGAAGAGGTGAGGCGCATCTATCGCCTCATGGGGGAGAAAACGGTGGACCTGGCGGAAGAATCGGGGCGACTGGAGGCCGACAAGGCCGAAGGCTTGCGCCGCCTGCTGCAGAAATAG
- a CDS encoding fumarylacetoacetate hydrolase family protein — protein sequence MQTVHILSSQKVFRVGKIVCLARNYADHIKELGNEVPDKPVLFIKPATSIIRDGENVVIPAYSNDCHYEVELAVLIGKYAKNVPEREAMSHVAGYGVAIDMTLRDVQSELKAKGLPWEIAKGFDTACPLSDFVAASEVEDPHDLGIRLSVDGQVRQDASTALMMRRLPAIIQAISAIFTLEEGDIILTGTPAGVGPVGRGSRLRAEIDRVGCLEVGVK from the coding sequence ATGCAAACCGTTCATATCCTGAGCAGCCAGAAGGTTTTCCGGGTCGGGAAAATCGTCTGTCTGGCCCGCAACTACGCCGACCATATCAAGGAACTGGGGAACGAGGTTCCCGACAAGCCCGTTCTTTTCATCAAGCCGGCCACCAGCATCATCCGCGACGGCGAGAATGTGGTCATCCCGGCCTACAGCAACGACTGCCACTATGAAGTGGAACTGGCGGTGCTCATCGGCAAGTACGCCAAAAATGTCCCTGAAAGAGAGGCCATGAGCCACGTGGCGGGTTACGGTGTTGCCATCGACATGACCCTGCGGGACGTGCAGTCGGAACTCAAAGCCAAAGGGCTCCCCTGGGAAATCGCCAAAGGTTTCGACACCGCCTGCCCGCTGTCTGATTTCGTCGCCGCCAGCGAGGTGGAGGATCCGCACGATCTGGGCATCCGGCTCTCCGTCGATGGTCAGGTGCGCCAGGATGCCTCTACCGCTTTGATGATGCGCCGCCTTCCCGCCATTATCCAGGCGATCTCGGCTATCTTCACCCTGGAGGAAGGGGACATTATCCTGACCGGCACCCCGGCGGGGGTGGGCCCGGTCGGGAGGGGCAGTCGACTGCGGGCCGAAATCGACAGGGTCGGCTGTCTCGAAGTGGGGGTAAAATGA
- a CDS encoding trimeric intracellular cation channel family protein, which translates to MSLLYALDLIGTAAFAASGAWAGIRRKMDLLGVLVLGLVTATGGGTLRDILLGDLPPFSLKDETYLYLSIAVSLAVFFFHHRLHRLQHPLLYFDAIGLGTFVVIGTSKALAFNTGFIGAVMMGVMTATAGGVVRDVLSNQVPLILRKEVYASACLAGGALLYLLHHLPLPHGLSAVLAALTVIIVRLLAIRHNWALPKART; encoded by the coding sequence ATGTCCCTGCTCTATGCCCTCGATCTTATCGGTACCGCCGCCTTTGCCGCCTCCGGCGCCTGGGCCGGCATTCGCCGCAAAATGGACCTGCTCGGCGTGCTGGTGCTGGGTCTGGTCACCGCCACCGGCGGCGGCACCCTGCGCGACATCCTGCTGGGCGACCTGCCGCCCTTCAGTCTGAAGGATGAGACCTATCTCTATCTCTCCATTGCCGTTTCCCTGGCCGTCTTCTTCTTCCACCACCGCCTGCATCGCCTGCAGCATCCCCTGCTCTACTTCGACGCCATCGGCCTCGGCACCTTCGTGGTCATCGGCACCAGCAAGGCGCTGGCCTTCAACACCGGCTTCATCGGCGCCGTCATGATGGGGGTAATGACCGCCACCGCCGGCGGCGTGGTGCGCGACGTCCTCTCCAACCAGGTGCCCCTCATCCTGCGCAAAGAGGTGTACGCTTCCGCCTGCCTGGCCGGGGGCGCCCTGCTCTACCTGCTGCACCACCTCCCCCTGCCCCACGGTCTATCAGCGGTTCTGGCCGCCCTGACGGTCATCATCGTGCGCCTGCTGGCCATCCGTCATAACTGGGCTCTCCCCAAGGCGCGCACGTAA